The following proteins are co-located in the Candidatus Dormiibacterota bacterium genome:
- a CDS encoding ABC-2 family transporter protein, translated as MLAAYAQYWRINVLTMLEYRANFVMWFAFTIVYHAVALGALYVTMRQFPSMNGWTFREMFLLYALWMTGHELHNAFFFQVVSVPDFVREGRFDRFLIRPLDALFQVLIVPQQLIPDGLVLALVTLGLAIPVAGLHVTPLLLLLIALVVSGGALIDLGISLVIATLSFWFVRVDTLRWAVMSLEQDFTRYPISIYARGVRLVLAFVLPFAFMNYFPATFLLAKQETGLGLNPAVGLLTPAIGVAWAGVAYGFWHVGLRRYQGTGS; from the coding sequence ATGCTGGCGGCGTACGCGCAGTATTGGCGTATCAACGTCTTGACGATGCTCGAGTACCGAGCGAACTTCGTCATGTGGTTCGCGTTCACGATCGTCTATCACGCGGTCGCACTCGGAGCCCTCTACGTCACGATGCGGCAGTTCCCGTCCATGAACGGCTGGACGTTCCGTGAGATGTTCCTGCTCTACGCGCTCTGGATGACGGGACACGAGCTGCACAACGCGTTCTTCTTCCAAGTGGTCAGCGTGCCCGATTTCGTCCGCGAGGGACGCTTCGACCGATTCCTCATCCGCCCGCTCGACGCGCTCTTCCAGGTGCTGATCGTTCCGCAACAGCTGATTCCCGACGGCCTCGTGCTCGCGTTGGTGACGCTCGGCCTGGCCATTCCGGTCGCGGGCCTGCACGTCACCCCGTTGCTGCTGCTCTTGATCGCGCTCGTCGTGTCGGGAGGGGCGCTGATCGATCTCGGCATCTCACTGGTCATTGCGACGCTCTCGTTTTGGTTCGTTCGGGTCGATACGCTGCGATGGGCGGTGATGTCGCTCGAACAGGATTTTACGCGCTATCCGATCAGCATCTACGCGCGCGGCGTGCGCCTCGTCCTCGCCTTCGTGCTGCCGTTTGCCTTCATGAACTACTTTCCAGCGACGTTCTTGCTCGCGAAACAGGAGACGGGATTGGGATTGAATCCGGCGGTCGGGCTGCTCACGCCGGCGATCGGCGTTGCGTGGGCCGGCGTTGCGTACGGCTTTTGGCACGTCGGGCTGCGCCGGTACCAAGGAACGGGATCGTGA
- a CDS encoding M28 family metallopeptidase: protein MKAPCTALFAVALLAAVPTAGAIPHLLPDPRVAALVAQVSAARVGADDRRLVAFGTRNDFSETTSTRTHGVFAARDWIAGEFRAVAATTHGRMSVALDTYVQPKTPRTPRAVTESSVIATLHGDEPGRIYVMSSHYDDCNGDCTNGSRVAPGADDNGSAVSAVLEAARVMARTHFHGTIVFACFDGEELGLWGSNHYAHELASARAPVLAVLNNDIIGSIDGGGGLSEPGIVRVFSEALPTGTVDARVNAIGSENDSPSRELSRFVAEIVPVYVPGLRVRQIYRADRFLRGGDQQSFQAVGYPAVRFVEAHENFTHQHQDVRVENGVRYGDLPQYIDPAYLARVTKANVAALATLALGPAPPGNAQMVLRHLSYTTTLRWRPAADAVGYEILWRATDASTWQYAHRVGDVLSATIDASKDDYIFGVRSIDARGVRSPAVYPTPVRERVPPLKGSSLP, encoded by the coding sequence ATGAAGGCTCCCTGCACCGCACTCTTCGCCGTGGCGCTCCTCGCCGCGGTACCCACCGCCGGCGCCATCCCTCATCTTCTTCCCGATCCTCGCGTTGCTGCGCTGGTGGCACAGGTCAGCGCCGCACGGGTCGGCGCCGACGATCGCCGCCTCGTCGCGTTCGGGACGCGCAACGATTTCTCGGAGACGACGTCGACGAGGACGCACGGCGTGTTCGCGGCGCGCGATTGGATCGCCGGTGAGTTTCGTGCCGTCGCCGCGACCACGCACGGTCGCATGAGCGTGGCACTGGACACGTACGTGCAGCCGAAGACGCCGCGCACCCCGCGCGCCGTCACGGAATCGAGCGTGATCGCGACGTTGCACGGTGACGAACCCGGCCGCATCTACGTCATGTCGAGCCACTACGACGATTGCAACGGCGATTGCACCAACGGCTCGCGCGTAGCGCCCGGCGCCGACGACAACGGTTCGGCGGTCTCGGCGGTGCTCGAGGCGGCGCGCGTCATGGCACGCACGCACTTCCACGGCACGATCGTTTTCGCATGCTTCGACGGCGAAGAGCTCGGCTTGTGGGGTTCGAATCACTACGCGCACGAGCTCGCCTCGGCGCGCGCGCCGGTGCTGGCCGTCCTCAACAACGACATCATCGGCTCGATCGACGGCGGCGGCGGGCTCTCCGAGCCCGGCATCGTGCGCGTCTTCAGCGAAGCGCTGCCCACCGGCACGGTGGACGCGCGCGTCAACGCCATCGGCTCGGAGAACGATTCCCCCTCGCGCGAGCTGTCGCGCTTCGTCGCGGAGATCGTTCCCGTCTACGTTCCCGGTTTGCGGGTGCGCCAGATCTATCGTGCGGACCGCTTTCTGCGCGGCGGCGACCAGCAGTCGTTTCAGGCCGTCGGCTACCCCGCCGTGCGCTTCGTCGAAGCGCACGAGAACTTCACGCATCAGCATCAGGACGTGCGCGTCGAGAACGGCGTCCGGTACGGCGACTTGCCGCAGTACATCGATCCCGCCTACCTCGCCCGCGTGACGAAGGCCAACGTAGCCGCGCTCGCAACGCTCGCACTCGGCCCGGCGCCACCCGGCAACGCGCAGATGGTGCTCAGGCACCTCAGCTACACGACGACTCTGCGCTGGCGACCGGCTGCGGACGCCGTGGGGTACGAGATTCTCTGGCGCGCGACGGACGCGTCGACGTGGCAGTACGCCCATCGTGTCGGCGACGTTCTCTCGGCAACCATCGACGCCTCGAAGGACGACTACATCTTCGGCGTGCGTAGCATCGATGCGCGCGGCGTACGCAGCCCGGCGGTCTACCCGACGCCGGTCAGAGAGCGCGTCCCGCCGCTCAAGGGGAGCTCGTTACCGTAA
- a CDS encoding glutamate-1-semialdehyde 2,1-aminomutase → MRALADLSERARDVLAGGCDSPVRSGWSIGEAMFVQASASGAYAYDERGRRYVDYVMGYGPLLFGHTHPALIERLDELASAGFVWGATHPLEVRLAERIRTHLPSMQRMRFVTTGSEAVMSAVRVARAFTGRDLVLKFAGNYHGHFDLALLDAGASAQTRDARQSGIPQGVTRDVVVTRYNDLDSVDALLRGREGELAAVLVEPVCGNMGWVPPAVGFLEGLRERCDRYGALLLFDEVVTWLRLGLGGAQGRHGVVPDLTTLGKIMGGGVPIAAFGGRADVMDVLAPDGAVFTGGTHAGNPFCVAMAHRVLDLLEAHPEYYAQMDALARRLADGLRSIFAERGLPYAVVQEESIVDFAFRPGPPTRNYDDARAADRQRYAAYYRAMLERGILLPPSQNEVMFLSTAHTAQDVDETLAAAEEALAS, encoded by the coding sequence ATGCGCGCCCTCGCCGATCTTTCCGAGCGCGCTCGCGACGTGCTCGCGGGCGGCTGCGACTCTCCGGTGCGCTCCGGTTGGTCGATCGGCGAGGCGATGTTCGTGCAGGCGTCGGCGAGCGGCGCGTACGCATATGACGAGCGCGGACGGCGCTACGTCGACTACGTCATGGGGTACGGCCCTCTGCTCTTCGGTCACACGCATCCCGCCTTGATCGAACGCCTCGACGAGCTCGCAAGCGCCGGGTTCGTCTGGGGAGCGACGCATCCGCTCGAGGTGCGCCTCGCCGAGCGCATTCGCACCCATCTCCCCTCGATGCAGCGCATGCGATTCGTAACCACCGGAAGCGAGGCCGTGATGAGCGCGGTGCGCGTCGCTCGCGCGTTCACGGGACGCGATCTCGTGCTCAAGTTTGCCGGCAACTACCACGGGCATTTCGACCTCGCGCTTCTCGATGCCGGGGCGTCGGCGCAGACGCGCGATGCGCGGCAGAGCGGGATTCCGCAAGGCGTGACGCGCGACGTAGTGGTCACGCGCTACAACGATCTCGATTCGGTGGATGCGCTGCTGCGTGGGCGCGAAGGCGAGCTCGCCGCGGTTCTCGTCGAGCCGGTCTGCGGCAACATGGGATGGGTCCCCCCGGCGGTTGGCTTTCTCGAAGGATTGCGGGAGCGCTGCGACCGGTACGGCGCGCTGCTCCTTTTCGACGAGGTCGTTACGTGGCTGCGCCTCGGTCTTGGTGGAGCGCAAGGGCGACACGGCGTCGTGCCGGATCTCACGACACTCGGAAAGATCATGGGCGGAGGCGTACCGATCGCAGCCTTCGGTGGGCGCGCGGACGTGATGGACGTGCTCGCTCCGGACGGCGCCGTTTTCACGGGCGGGACGCACGCGGGGAACCCGTTCTGCGTTGCAATGGCGCACCGCGTGCTCGATCTTCTCGAAGCGCATCCGGAGTACTACGCGCAGATGGACGCGCTCGCGCGGCGGCTCGCTGATGGCCTTCGCTCGATCTTCGCCGAACGCGGCTTACCATATGCCGTCGTACAAGAAGAATCCATCGTTGACTTCGCGTTTCGCCCCGGCCCGCCGACTCGCAACTACGACGATGCGCGGGCCGCGGACAGGCAACGGTACGCGGCGTACTACCGCGCTATGCTCGAGCGCGGCATTCTGCTCCCGCCGTCGCAGAACGAAGTGATGTTCCTCTCGACCGCGCACACGGCGCAAGACGTGGACGAGACGCTCGCGGCCGCCGAGGAGGCTCTTGCGTCGTGA
- a CDS encoding ABC-2 family transporter protein: MTALVLPYWEFAKKAFAREATYRFEVFTNVGSLILRVYLLRCLWTALYAQNAAPMNLPLHAMITYATVALLMSLVLEIDGTRLIRERLREGTIATDLMKPISLPLYFFSDGAGRTLLYAVLVIPTLLCALLLVHIDVPRPATLAVFALSFLVAYCVNFALNFCMNAIAFWTLETFALQLIVRWVSDLLSGQIIPLTLFPGLAGRVLFALPFAAIYSTPLLIYIGIIPPSGWQEALAVQILWLAAFGLAAFGVWRAAARRIVIQGG, translated from the coding sequence GTGACCGCGCTGGTTCTTCCGTATTGGGAGTTTGCGAAGAAAGCGTTCGCCCGTGAGGCGACGTATCGCTTCGAGGTCTTCACTAACGTCGGGTCGCTGATCCTGCGCGTATACCTGCTGCGTTGTCTATGGACGGCGCTCTACGCGCAGAACGCCGCGCCCATGAATCTCCCGCTGCATGCGATGATCACGTATGCAACGGTCGCGCTACTGATGTCGCTCGTGCTCGAGATCGACGGAACGCGGTTGATCCGCGAGAGACTGCGTGAAGGCACGATCGCGACGGACCTCATGAAGCCGATCAGCCTGCCGCTGTACTTCTTCTCGGACGGCGCGGGGCGCACGCTGCTCTATGCGGTCCTCGTGATACCGACGCTGCTGTGCGCGCTGCTGCTCGTCCACATCGACGTGCCGCGGCCGGCCACGCTCGCCGTCTTTGCGCTTTCTTTCCTCGTCGCGTACTGCGTCAACTTCGCGCTGAACTTCTGCATGAATGCCATCGCCTTCTGGACGCTGGAGACGTTTGCGCTCCAGCTCATCGTCCGCTGGGTCTCCGACTTGCTCTCCGGGCAGATCATCCCCCTGACGCTCTTCCCGGGCTTGGCCGGCCGCGTGCTCTTCGCATTGCCTTTTGCCGCGATCTACTCGACGCCGCTCTTGATTTACATCGGTATAATCCCTCCGAGCGGCTGGCAAGAAGCCCTCGCCGTGCAAATCCTCTGGCTTGCAGCCTTCGGCTTGGCCGCATTCGGCGTCTGGCGCGCAGCGGCGCGGCGCATCGTCATCCAAGGGGGCTAA
- a CDS encoding peptidylprolyl isomerase codes for MAINHISHQGACAKPQAVVYVLACADGTLYTGCSTHLARRLRAHSRGTGARYTRSRLPVALLAWWYTRGLNTARSHEARFKRLDRPAKLALLARDEAFGCPLHKAPALTTPAQVTENMSMTPPDPSEIAQSAQRANTSRVRIATDHGDIVFELFPDDAPLHAAAFVKLADAGFYDGLAFHRVEPGFVVQGGDPRGDGTGGPGYQLKAEFNARPHLRGTVAMARASQPDSAGSQFYICLDDARFLDGQYTVFGQMTDGFEALDAIRRGDTMRSVRVEPR; via the coding sequence ATGGCAATTAACCATATATCCCATCAGGGAGCATGCGCTAAACCCCAGGCCGTCGTATACGTGCTCGCGTGCGCCGACGGCACCCTCTATACAGGATGCTCGACGCACTTGGCCCGGCGTCTACGAGCACATTCCCGCGGTACCGGTGCGCGGTACACGCGCAGCCGCTTGCCGGTCGCATTGCTGGCCTGGTGGTACACGCGCGGGCTCAATACCGCCCGCTCGCACGAAGCGCGCTTCAAGCGCCTCGACCGGCCGGCTAAGCTTGCCCTACTCGCTCGTGACGAGGCCTTTGGCTGTCCGCTGCACAAAGCACCGGCTCTTACGACGCCCGCACAGGTAACTGAGAACATGAGCATGACCCCACCAGATCCGTCGGAGATCGCGCAGAGCGCGCAGCGCGCGAACACGTCGCGCGTGCGCATCGCCACCGACCACGGCGACATCGTCTTCGAGCTCTTCCCCGACGACGCGCCGCTGCACGCGGCTGCGTTCGTGAAACTGGCCGACGCCGGGTTTTACGACGGTCTCGCGTTTCATCGCGTCGAGCCGGGATTCGTCGTGCAGGGTGGCGATCCGCGCGGTGACGGAACCGGCGGCCCGGGATACCAGCTCAAGGCGGAGTTCAACGCGCGCCCGCACCTGCGCGGGACGGTCGCGATGGCGCGTGCGTCGCAACCGGACTCCGCAGGCTCGCAGTTCTACATCTGCTTGGACGACGCGCGCTTTCTCGACGGCCAATACACCGTCTTCGGGCAGATGACCGACGGGTTCGAGGCGCTCGATGCGATTCGTCGCGGCGACACCATGCGCTCGGTGCGCGTCGAGCCGCGCTAG
- a CDS encoding serine hydrolase, translating to MKRGGFIGTALAAAAAAVLPRGARGQELEQQISDLLAQGDGTFGVFARTMATGPALYAINAYERFPCASTIKVLVMTTAFYAEERAPGALAERVRFDRARLIGGSDYMQTLPDGERLRVGDLIRPMILYSDNTAANMLMSHFGMELINAVGVQAGMLDTHLARLFIDVPWKVHDLNVTTPYDMATLLYQIEYGAREAVPTIVQPRHCRHMVGLMLHQQDRDKIPAGLPPGTPVADKDGELDGTRNDAGIVEPFGDSPFILSIFTKGIGDYARCLHTIRRVARLTYDSVAGSDL from the coding sequence GTGAAGCGCGGTGGATTCATCGGCACGGCGCTCGCGGCGGCGGCAGCCGCCGTGCTGCCGAGGGGCGCGCGCGGGCAAGAGCTCGAGCAGCAAATCTCCGACCTGCTCGCGCAAGGAGACGGCACCTTCGGGGTCTTCGCCAGAACGATGGCCACCGGACCGGCGCTCTATGCGATCAACGCGTACGAGCGCTTCCCCTGCGCCTCGACCATCAAAGTGCTCGTCATGACGACGGCGTTCTACGCCGAAGAACGCGCGCCGGGCGCGCTGGCCGAACGCGTTCGGTTCGACCGCGCTCGCCTCATCGGAGGATCCGACTACATGCAGACCCTCCCAGACGGCGAACGCCTGCGCGTCGGAGATCTCATCAGGCCCATGATTCTCTACAGCGACAACACCGCCGCGAACATGCTCATGAGCCACTTCGGCATGGAGCTCATCAACGCGGTCGGGGTACAGGCCGGCATGCTCGACACCCATCTCGCGAGGCTGTTCATCGACGTTCCGTGGAAAGTGCACGACCTCAACGTCACGACGCCGTACGACATGGCCACCCTCCTGTATCAGATCGAGTACGGCGCGCGAGAGGCCGTGCCGACGATCGTGCAGCCGCGGCACTGCCGTCACATGGTCGGCCTGATGCTCCACCAGCAAGACCGCGACAAGATCCCGGCCGGGCTACCGCCGGGGACCCCCGTTGCGGACAAGGACGGCGAGCTTGACGGGACGCGCAACGACGCCGGCATCGTCGAGCCGTTCGGCGACTCCCCGTTCATCCTGTCGATTTTCACGAAGGGCATCGGCGATTACGCGAGGTGCTTGCACACGATTCGCCGCGTCGCGCGGCTTACGTACGATTCGGTGGCCGGCAGCGATCTTTAG
- a CDS encoding ATP-binding cassette domain-containing protein → MPPIIETRDLRKVFRTVRRRPGALGALRTLFSRAYEERVAVSQVTMAIEPGELVGYIGPNGAGKSTTIKMLTGILVPTSGNVTVAGVVPYASRGRNARNIGVVFGQRSQLYWDLPLVESFELLRAIYAIPRDRYRRNLDAFVELLEMEDFIRTPVRQLSLGQRMRGDFAAAMLHDPKIIYLDEPTIGLDVVAKEAIRTFIARVNAERGTTIILTTHDLADVERLCRRIVLIDRGSIIYDGDVERIKNEYGRFRTLVVHFAQPVARPQLEGAELVCVEGSTARLRFDRTRERADRLIRAASERYALEDVSIEEPDLESIIRRIYIEGYDRLPEEAST, encoded by the coding sequence GTGCCGCCGATCATCGAGACCCGCGACCTGCGCAAGGTCTTCCGAACCGTACGCCGCAGACCGGGGGCGCTCGGCGCGCTGCGCACGCTCTTTTCGCGCGCCTACGAGGAGCGCGTCGCCGTTTCGCAGGTGACCATGGCGATCGAGCCGGGCGAACTCGTCGGGTACATTGGACCGAACGGCGCCGGGAAATCGACGACCATCAAGATGCTCACCGGCATCCTCGTCCCGACGAGCGGAAACGTGACCGTGGCCGGCGTCGTTCCGTACGCCTCCCGCGGCCGCAACGCTCGCAACATCGGCGTGGTCTTCGGACAACGCAGCCAGCTCTATTGGGATCTGCCGCTCGTCGAATCCTTCGAGCTGCTCCGCGCGATCTATGCGATTCCTCGCGACCGCTACCGCCGTAATCTCGATGCCTTCGTCGAGCTGCTCGAGATGGAAGACTTCATCCGTACGCCCGTGCGGCAGCTCTCTCTCGGTCAGCGAATGCGGGGCGATTTCGCGGCGGCGATGCTCCACGATCCGAAGATCATCTATCTCGACGAGCCGACGATTGGCCTCGACGTCGTGGCAAAGGAGGCGATACGCACCTTCATCGCGCGCGTCAACGCGGAGCGCGGAACGACGATCATCCTCACGACGCACGACCTCGCCGACGTCGAGCGGCTCTGCCGCCGCATCGTCTTGATCGACCGCGGCTCGATCATTTACGACGGCGACGTCGAGCGCATCAAGAACGAGTACGGCCGCTTTCGAACGCTCGTCGTCCACTTCGCGCAGCCCGTCGCACGGCCGCAGCTGGAAGGCGCGGAGCTGGTCTGCGTCGAGGGGTCCACGGCGCGGCTGCGCTTCGACCGCACGCGGGAGCGCGCCGACCGGCTCATTCGAGCGGCGAGCGAACGTTATGCGCTGGAGGACGTGAGCATCGAGGAGCCGGACTTGGAATCGATCATTCGCCGCATCTACATCGAGGGCTACGACCGCTTGCCGGAGGAGGCATCGACGTGA
- a CDS encoding MFS transporter, producing MIDRPIPKRAPLLAALRYRDFRLLWGGLLVSNLGTWMQFTAMGFFVARMAGSPHRAALYLGFLGAARAVPVLLLSPIAGVVADTLPRRATLLVTNAVESLVALTLAVLATLGHLDLASLIVLSAINSAGAAFDSPSRQSWVPLLVDRAYVPNAIGLNSVAFNAPAVIGPAIAGLLIVWVGVAGSFYANAVMTLAVVVAILLMRPSPASTQRGESLFGALRLGIVFLLRHPILRWVMLSFVVTALLVRPYGQLLPAFAVNLLHADAQQLGWAVAAVGIGGFGGALVTAYFAQRERRSYLWLIAGCTMSCGVLLLGVVPTLALALPVLTLIGVGTLAFLGTTNVLIQTLAPDEVRGRAISVYTMVAIGVVPLGSLLDGTIAAFIGLHEMFFVAGALCALLLLGIWALRPVVRTA from the coding sequence GTGATCGACCGCCCGATCCCCAAGCGCGCGCCGCTCCTGGCGGCGTTGCGGTATCGCGATTTTCGCCTCCTGTGGGGCGGCTTGCTCGTCTCGAATCTCGGCACGTGGATGCAGTTCACCGCGATGGGATTCTTCGTTGCGCGCATGGCCGGGTCGCCGCATCGGGCCGCGCTCTATCTCGGATTTCTCGGAGCGGCGCGCGCCGTTCCCGTACTGCTGCTCTCACCCATTGCCGGCGTCGTCGCGGACACGCTGCCGCGGCGCGCGACGCTCCTCGTGACCAATGCGGTGGAGTCGCTCGTCGCGTTGACGCTGGCCGTTCTGGCGACGCTCGGGCATCTCGATCTTGCCAGCCTCATCGTTCTCTCGGCGATCAACTCCGCGGGAGCAGCGTTCGATTCGCCATCGCGGCAGAGCTGGGTTCCGCTGCTGGTCGATCGCGCGTACGTCCCGAACGCGATCGGCCTGAACTCTGTCGCATTCAACGCGCCCGCGGTAATCGGTCCGGCCATCGCGGGGCTGCTCATCGTCTGGGTCGGCGTTGCCGGGTCGTTCTACGCGAACGCCGTGATGACGCTCGCGGTCGTCGTTGCGATTCTCCTCATGCGCCCTTCGCCAGCGAGCACGCAGCGGGGTGAATCGCTCTTCGGCGCGCTGCGGCTCGGGATCGTCTTCCTGCTGCGCCATCCGATTCTACGCTGGGTGATGCTGTCGTTCGTGGTCACGGCGCTGCTCGTGCGGCCGTACGGCCAGCTGCTCCCGGCGTTCGCCGTGAACCTGCTTCACGCCGACGCGCAGCAGCTCGGCTGGGCGGTGGCGGCGGTGGGCATCGGCGGATTCGGCGGAGCGCTCGTGACCGCGTATTTTGCGCAGCGGGAGCGCCGCTCGTACCTCTGGCTCATCGCCGGCTGCACCATGTCCTGCGGCGTTCTCCTCTTAGGCGTGGTGCCGACGCTCGCTCTCGCCTTACCGGTCCTGACCTTGATCGGTGTCGGAACGCTCGCCTTTCTTGGAACGACGAACGTCCTGATCCAGACGCTCGCGCCCGACGAGGTGCGTGGGCGTGCGATCTCCGTGTATACGATGGTGGCGATCGGCGTCGTGCCGCTCGGATCGTTGCTCGACGGCACGATCGCCGCCTTCATCGGCTTGCATGAGATGTTCTTTGTCGCCGGTGCGCTCTGCGCGCTGCTATTACTGGGGATTTGGGCCCTACGGCCCGTTGTGAGAACCGCATAA
- a CDS encoding ATP-binding protein: protein MSWGKPEVGDGSDRVLRVCIPPDARHVPGVRKTLAGFARRHHVASRDLDTLLLAVGEAVTNAVEHSETTHDIEVQCRIDEREIIATIIDSGRGVDRSAVDRILPLPEPMSEGGRGIPLMQRCTDMFSLRRLPGGGTAVVLGLLRRIQENDLAS, encoded by the coding sequence ATGAGTTGGGGAAAGCCGGAGGTCGGCGACGGAAGCGACCGTGTGCTTCGGGTCTGTATACCGCCCGACGCGCGTCACGTTCCAGGCGTCCGCAAGACGCTGGCAGGCTTTGCCCGCCGACACCACGTCGCGTCGCGCGATCTGGACACGCTGCTGCTCGCCGTGGGAGAAGCGGTGACCAATGCCGTCGAGCATTCCGAGACGACGCACGACATCGAGGTCCAATGCCGCATCGACGAGCGGGAGATCATCGCGACGATCATCGACAGCGGACGCGGCGTCGATCGCTCGGCAGTCGACCGCATCCTGCCGCTTCCCGAGCCGATGTCCGAAGGCGGCCGCGGCATCCCGCTGATGCAGCGCTGCACCGACATGTTCTCCCTGCGCCGGCTCCCGGGAGGAGGAACCGCCGTCGTGCTCGGGCTCCTGCGCCGGATTCAGGAGAATGACTTGGCTTCGTGA
- a CDS encoding P-loop NTPase produces the protein MLIRRMSQIEIAPQTNIKDLVAALPLAAGVLEQFGLGCPGCGVSSNETIEQGARAHGLRVEPILTALLIARQSGRVPAVAQADRTPQRRAPGPFTGRAKIAHIVPVMSGKGGVGKSLVTALLALGLRRRHQRVGILDADITGPSIPKIFGLHAPMLIEADPHRTTPQGQPQPLMTPALSRSAIEIVSANLLTDKEDTAMIWRGPILSGVIRQFYEQAIWSELDVLLVDLPPGTSDAPLTVLQSLDIAGVVLVTTPQALATMIVRKAANLVHQLKKPVLGVIENMSYFIAPDTGKRYDIFGPSYADAVAEIARAPVLARIPIDSRKAELADAGRVEEIDDPICDTLAAALLDAIAAHPKEPATISLI, from the coding sequence ATGCTGATACGTCGTATGTCGCAGATTGAAATCGCCCCGCAAACGAACATCAAGGATCTCGTTGCAGCGCTACCGCTTGCCGCCGGCGTGCTCGAGCAGTTCGGTCTCGGCTGCCCCGGTTGCGGGGTGAGCAGCAACGAGACGATCGAGCAAGGTGCGCGGGCGCACGGTCTGCGCGTCGAGCCGATTCTCACCGCGCTGCTCATTGCACGTCAATCGGGCAGAGTGCCGGCGGTCGCGCAGGCCGATCGAACGCCGCAGCGCCGCGCACCGGGTCCCTTCACCGGCCGAGCGAAGATCGCGCACATCGTTCCCGTCATGTCGGGCAAAGGCGGCGTCGGCAAGTCGCTCGTCACCGCGCTGCTAGCACTTGGACTGCGACGGCGGCACCAGCGCGTCGGTATCCTCGATGCCGATATCACCGGCCCGTCGATTCCAAAGATCTTCGGTCTGCACGCCCCGATGCTCATCGAGGCGGATCCGCACCGTACGACCCCGCAGGGCCAGCCGCAGCCGTTGATGACGCCCGCGCTCTCGCGCAGCGCGATCGAGATCGTCAGCGCGAACCTTCTGACGGATAAGGAAGATACCGCCATGATTTGGCGCGGACCGATTCTCTCCGGCGTCATCCGTCAGTTCTACGAGCAGGCGATCTGGAGCGAGCTCGACGTTCTGCTCGTCGACCTGCCGCCCGGCACGTCCGATGCGCCGCTGACCGTTCTTCAGTCGCTCGATATCGCCGGCGTCGTGCTCGTCACGACGCCGCAGGCCCTCGCCACGATGATCGTGCGCAAAGCGGCGAACCTCGTGCACCAACTGAAGAAGCCCGTCCTCGGCGTCATCGAGAACATGTCGTACTTCATCGCCCCCGACACGGGGAAGCGGTACGACATCTTCGGCCCGTCGTATGCGGATGCCGTCGCCGAAATCGCGCGCGCTCCCGTGCTTGCCCGGATTCCGATCGATTCACGCAAGGCCGAGCTGGCGGATGCGGGACGCGTCGAGGAGATCGACGATCCGATCTGCGACACGCTCGCGGCTGCGCTTCTCGACGCGATCGCGGCGCACCCGAAAGAACCCGCGACGATCTCGCTGATCTAG
- a CDS encoding cytidylate kinase-like family protein: protein MRTIVTIGNEFGAGGTGVGRRSAELLGFDLVDDQLPVVVARRLQISAEDVEAAEDTRRSMGERVLAALERATPELAQPSVAAELGERYLAEVRNAVLEYAARGRVVILGRGAGAILGRRPDVLRVFLYAPRAWRVAHVARAYGVEEGGASEEVDRIDAARRAHLRDVFGCNFGDPHIYDLCLDSSELGVDGSAVLIAAAARA from the coding sequence GTGCGCACCATCGTTACGATCGGCAACGAGTTCGGCGCCGGCGGCACCGGGGTCGGCCGTCGAAGCGCGGAGCTGCTCGGCTTCGACCTCGTCGACGATCAGCTTCCCGTCGTCGTGGCCAGGCGTCTTCAGATCAGCGCCGAGGACGTCGAGGCCGCCGAGGACACGCGGCGGTCGATGGGCGAGAGGGTGCTCGCCGCGCTCGAGCGTGCGACGCCGGAGCTGGCGCAGCCGAGCGTTGCGGCCGAGCTCGGCGAGCGATATCTCGCCGAGGTGCGCAATGCCGTCCTCGAATACGCCGCTCGAGGGCGAGTCGTGATCCTCGGGCGGGGCGCCGGCGCAATCCTCGGGCGGCGCCCCGACGTGCTTCGCGTCTTCCTTTACGCACCGCGTGCGTGGCGCGTCGCTCACGTTGCGCGGGCCTACGGCGTCGAGGAAGGCGGTGCGAGCGAAGAGGTCGACCGAATCGACGCTGCCCGGCGCGCGCACCTGCGCGACGTCTTCGGATGCAACTTCGGCGACCCGCACATCTACGATCTCTGCCTGGACAGCTCCGAGCTCGGCGTCGACGGCAGCGCCGTCCTCATCGCTGCAGCCGCGCGCGCGTGA